In the genome of Spartinivicinus poritis, one region contains:
- a CDS encoding secondary thiamine-phosphate synthase enzyme YjbQ, with protein MTWFQKTIQLTPKQRGFHLITDELVKKLTEISELKIGLAHFFIMHTSASLTINENADPTVRSDFEAHFNHFVPENAAYYQHTYEGPDDMPAHIKASLLGASITVPVSRGLLALGSWQGIYLGEHRNHGGSRRIIVTIQGERF; from the coding sequence ATGACTTGGTTTCAAAAGACTATACAGTTAACGCCAAAGCAGCGAGGCTTTCATCTTATTACTGATGAGTTGGTTAAAAAATTAACAGAAATAAGTGAATTAAAAATAGGTTTAGCCCACTTTTTCATTATGCATACATCGGCATCTTTAACTATTAATGAAAATGCAGATCCAACTGTAAGAAGTGATTTTGAGGCCCATTTTAATCACTTTGTACCGGAGAATGCTGCTTATTATCAGCACACCTACGAAGGTCCTGATGACATGCCCGCACATATTAAAGCCAGTTTACTAGGGGCTAGTATAACAGTCCCGGTAAGTAGAGGGTTGTTAGCGTTGGGCTCCTGGCAAGGTATTTATTTGGGAGAGCATCGTAATCATGGTGGGAGTCGTCGAATAATTGTCACAATACAAGGTGAAAGATTTTAG